Proteins encoded within one genomic window of Aspergillus nidulans FGSC A4 chromosome VII:
- a CDS encoding uncharacterized protein (transcript_id=CADANIAT00008497), producing MAQSLPTPFTPDCDFTSLDTPRGGSGSLSITALARFEFEAGKGNDGTKILMVEWEDDDWSRSSCPPGGSWNVEWEGKKAVLPADEKTSSNTRRLYFLIPPHATIPPVITLTYNPPASADSSQEPKPIQLNPLPAIFPPELGADGRSAGKKGVLHTIWAKKRVQVLEKEIREESLNNVEGIAFHMALQEKEWIEANFGLGPDSQKNSIQSQDPNYPMGPATPVSPSVGGKLGEKLRGLKLQTSQRELSAAEGSHLLSPQSPDVAVSSFNSFHSIQPSTTRSNPTSNPPSGSVKTVAHYPPESLQAQQNVGFGGGFASMGAIAPSVSSGSDSGEDLFAKALSPRSPDLPRSPFSFSPETLHM from the exons ATGGCTCAGTCACTACCGACCCCGTTTACTCCAGACTGCGACTTCACTTCGCTTGATACCCCGCGAGGGGGAAGTGGCAGCCTGTCTATCACAGCTTTAGCCCGCTTCGAATTCGAGGCAGGCAAAGGTAATGATGGGACGAAGATTTTGATGGTCGAGTGGGAAGACGATGACTGGAGTCGGTCTTCATGTCCACCCGGTGGTTCCTGGAATGTGGAatgggaagggaagaaggcggtTCTTCCAGCCGACgaaaagaccagcagcaataCTCGGCGATTGTACTTTTTGATACCGCCGCACGCCACTATCCCGCCTGTGATAACTCTTACCTACAATCCACCGGCGTCCGCCGATTCCTCTCAGGAGCCGAAACCGATACAACTCAACCCGCTCCCTGCTATCTTTCCGCCAGAACTCGGGGCGGACGGTCGATCTGCTGGCAAGAAAGGGGTCTTGCACACAATCTGGGCGAAAAAACGGGTGCaggtgctggagaaagaAATCCGCGAGGAATCGCTGAACAACGTTGAAGGGATTGCCTTCCACATGGCGCTACAAGAGAAGGAGTGGATCGAGGCCAATTTTGGACTGGGACCGGATTCGCAAAAGAACTCTATCCAGAGTCAAGACCCGAATTACCCGATGGGACCTGCCACGCCTGTGTCGCCAAGTGTTGGCGGTAAACTTGGAGAGAAACTGCGAGGGCTCAAGCTGCAGACAAGCCAGCGGGAACTCTCTGCAGCAGAAG GATCCCATCTGCTTTCTCCTCAGTCCCCTGACGTTGCTGTCTCCTCGTTTAATTCATTCCACAGCATTCAGCCATCTACGACACGGTCCAATCCAACCTCAAATCCCCCTTCAGGATCTGTGAAGACGGTAGCTCACTACCCCCCGGAGTCGCTCCAGGCGCAGCAGAATGTGGGATTTGGCGGTGGCTTTGCATCTATGGGCGCCATTGCGCCCAGCGTCAGCTCCGGCTCTGATTCTGGCGAAGATCTTTTCGCAAAAGCATTGAGCCCAAGGTCCCCGGACCTCCCACGGAGTCCATTCTCGTTCAGCCCCGAAACCCTGCATATGTGA